GCCGCCGACGAGTTCCCCGACCGGCCCGCCGCCGGCATCAAGGGCGGCGTCTACGACCGCTCGCTCGACCCGCTCCCCGGCCCGGCTGACGGCGAGTACGCCGACTTCTCCTATCGCGAGTTCCACGGCGTCGTCCGCCGGCTCGCCGCCGGCTTCCGCGACCTCGGCGTCCGCCCCGGCGACCGCGTCGCCGTCTTCGCGCACACCCGCGTCGAGTGGGCGCTCTGTGACTTCGCGCTCCTCGCCGCCGGCGCGACCGTCGTCACCATCTACCCCTCCTCCTCGACGAAACAGGTCGCTCACCTCCTCTCGGACAGCGGCGCGACCGTCGCCGTCGCCGAGAACGACGCGCTCGCGGACCGCGTCGCCGACACCGACTTCGACGGGACGACCGTGACGATGGACGCCCGCCCCGCGCCCGAGCGCGACGCGGCGGACGCGGAGACCGACCCGACGGACACAGAGACCGACCCGACCGCGCCGACACCGGCGTCGGGCGTGCGGACGCTCGGCGACGTCTACGACCGCGGCGAGCGCGACCCCGACCTCCCCGGCGTCAACCCCCGCAGCGTCGCCACCATCATCTACACCTCCGGGACGACCGGCCGGCCGAAGGGCGTCGAACTCACCCACCGGAACATCGTCGCGAACGTCGCGCAGTGCCGCGCGCGGTTCGCCGCGAGCGACGAGGGCGGCGTCGACGAAACCTCGGTGCAGCTCTCCTTCCTCCCGCTCAGCCACGTCTTCGAGCGCACCGCCGGCCACTTCCTCATGTTCGCCTCCGGCGCGCACGTCTGCTACGCGGAGTCCGCGGACACCCTCCGCGAGGACTTCGGCCTCGTGAACCCGACGACGGTGACGAGCGTCCCGCGCGTCTACGAGAAACTCTACGACACCGCCCGCAAGCAAGCCACCGACTCCGACGTCCGCCAGCGCATCTTCGACTGGGCCGTCGACGTCGCCCGCGCCTACTTCTACGCCGACGCGCCCGGCCTCGCCCTCCGCGCGAAACACGCCGTCGCCGACCGCCTCGTCTACGCGAAAATCCGCGACGCCATCGGCGGGAACCTCGAGTTCGCCATCTCCGGCGGCGGCAGCCTCGACCCCGACCTCGCCGCGCTCTACCACGGCATGGGCGTCTCCATCCTCGAAGGATACGGCCTCACCGAGACCAGCCCCGTCCTCGCCGTGAACCCCATCGACGACCCCCAGGTCGGCACCGTCGGCCCCGCCGTCGTCGACACCGAACTGAAAGTCGACCCCGCCGCCGCCACCGAAGAACAACGCGTCGACGCCGACGGCGAGGCCGGCGAACTCCTCGCCCGCGGCCCCCAGGTCTTCGCCGGCTACCGCGGCCTCCCCGAGGAGACCGAACTCGCCTTTACCAGCGAGGGCTTCTTCCGCACCGGCGACGTCGTCGACATCCACCCCGACGGCTACGTCGAGTTCCTCGAACGCGCCAAACAACTCCTCAAACTCTCCACCGGCAAGATGGTGCCCCCCGGCCCCATCGAGGACGCCTTCTCCACGAGCAACCTCGTCGAACAAGCCCTCGTCATCGGCGACGGCCACAAGTTCGTCGCCGCGCTCCTCGTCCCCAGCTACGACGGCCTCCAGCGCCGCGCCGACCGCGAAGGCGTCGACCTCCCCGAAGCCCCCGCCGACGTCTGCCGCGACGACACCGTCCGCGCGTGGATCGCCGACGACGTCGACACCGTCAACGAGGACTTCGAGCGGTTCGAACGCATCAAGAAATTCACCCTCGTCCCCGAGGAGTTCACCGAAGCGAACGGCCTCCTCACCCCCACCATGAAGAAGAAACGCCGCGAGATACTCGCCAAATACGGCGACGAAATCGACGCGATATACGACGCGTAAGCCGCGCATAGACCGAACACCACGGCCGGGGACCGCGCGAGGCCGCCGTGACCGCCGCCGTCTCCCACGCATTTATCCTCCCTCCGTTCGAAGCGCCGGGCAGTGTCGGGCTCAGAACTCATCCCGTTGGTGGCGACGATCGTCGGCTTGGGCGTCGTCGCCCAGGTGCTCGCGGATAAGTACCGCGTGCCGAGCGTGCTCTTTCTCCTGCTCGCCGGGATTCTCGCCGGGCCCGAAGTCGCTGGGCTCGTGGACCCCGAGGCGTTCGGGAACGCGCTCTCGGCCATCGTCGGCCTGTCGGTCGCGATTATCGTCTTCGAGGGCGCGTTCCACCTGAAGCTCTCGAAGCTCCGACAGTCGCCACAGGAGACGCTGCGGCTCGTGACTGTCGGCGCGGTGCTCTCGCTCGTCGCGACCGCCGCCGTCGTCCACGTGCTCCTCGGCGCGCCGCTCGACCTCTCCTTCCTCATCGGCGCGCTCCTCGTCGCCACCGGACCGACGGTCATCACGCCGATTCTCGAAGTCGTTCCCGTGCGCGACCGCGTGAGCGCCGCGCTCGAAACGGAAGGCGTCGTGAACGACGTGACGGCCGCGATTCTCGCCGTCATCGCGTTCGAGGTCGTCCACGGCGGGTCGACGTCGATTCGCGGCGTCATCATCGAGTTCTCGACGCGCCTCGGCGTCGGCATCGCGGTCGGCCTCGTCCTCGCCGGCGTCGTCTGGTACGTCCTCAACCACATCGACCTCTCGGCGGGAGGCGCGCCGCAGAACGCCCGGATGATCGTTCTCGCCAGCGCGCTCGTCGCGTACGGCGCGGCCGACTGGATGCTCTCCGAAGCCGGCATCGCCGCCGTCGCGACCGCCGGCATCGTCCTCGGGAACGCCAACCTCCCCTACGAGGAGGACATCGAGTCGTTCAAGGGCGACATCACGCTCATCGTCCTCTCCTTCGTCTTCGTCACGC
This sequence is a window from Halocalculus aciditolerans. Protein-coding genes within it:
- a CDS encoding AMP-dependent synthetase/ligase; its protein translation is MTDRRALERDAYEDEPTDTTLYGLLANAADEFPDRPAAGIKGGVYDRSLDPLPGPADGEYADFSYREFHGVVRRLAAGFRDLGVRPGDRVAVFAHTRVEWALCDFALLAAGATVVTIYPSSSTKQVAHLLSDSGATVAVAENDALADRVADTDFDGTTVTMDARPAPERDAADAETDPTDTETDPTAPTPASGVRTLGDVYDRGERDPDLPGVNPRSVATIIYTSGTTGRPKGVELTHRNIVANVAQCRARFAASDEGGVDETSVQLSFLPLSHVFERTAGHFLMFASGAHVCYAESADTLREDFGLVNPTTVTSVPRVYEKLYDTARKQATDSDVRQRIFDWAVDVARAYFYADAPGLALRAKHAVADRLVYAKIRDAIGGNLEFAISGGGSLDPDLAALYHGMGVSILEGYGLTETSPVLAVNPIDDPQVGTVGPAVVDTELKVDPAAATEEQRVDADGEAGELLARGPQVFAGYRGLPEETELAFTSEGFFRTGDVVDIHPDGYVEFLERAKQLLKLSTGKMVPPGPIEDAFSTSNLVEQALVIGDGHKFVAALLVPSYDGLQRRADREGVDLPEAPADVCRDDTVRAWIADDVDTVNEDFERFERIKKFTLVPEEFTEANGLLTPTMKKKRREILAKYGDEIDAIYDA